In a single window of the Bubalus kerabau isolate K-KA32 ecotype Philippines breed swamp buffalo chromosome 18, PCC_UOA_SB_1v2, whole genome shotgun sequence genome:
- the LOC129633358 gene encoding PDZ domain-containing protein 2-like codes for MPITQDNAGLHLPLLYQWLQNSLREGGDGPEQRLCQAAIQKLQEYIRLNFAVDESSIQPDRSPPGMEICTVYLTKELGDAETVGLSFGNIPVFGDYGEKRRGGKKRKTHQGPVLDVGCIWVTELRKNSPAGKSGKVRLRDEILSLNGQLMVGVDVSGARKHAPPPAF; via the coding sequence ATGCCCATCACCCAGGACAATGCCGGGCTGCACCTGCCCCTCCTCTACCAGTGGCTGCAGAACAGCCTGCGGGAGGGTGGGGATGGCCCAGAGCAGCGCCTCTGCCAGGCGGCCATCCAGAAACTGCAGGAGTACATCAGGCTGAACTTTGCTGTGGATGAGAGCTCCATCCAGCCTGACCGCAGCCCCCCTGGGATGGAGATCTGCACGGTGTACCTCACCAAGGAGCTGGGGGACGCGGAGACTGTGGGCCTCAGTTTTGGGAATATCCCTGTGTTTGGGGACTATGGGGAAAAGCGCAGAGGGGGCAAGAAGAGGAAAACGCACCAGGGCCCTGTGCTGGATGTGGGCTGCATCTGGGTGACGGAGCTGAGGAAGAACAGCCCAGCCGGGAAGAGTGGGAAGGTGCGCCTGCGGGATGAGATCCTCTCCCTTAACGGGCAGCTGATGGTCGGAGTTGATGTCAGTGGTGCCAG